One genomic segment of Pseudomonas chlororaphis subsp. aurantiaca includes these proteins:
- a CDS encoding glycine betaine ABC transporter substrate-binding protein codes for MKMRRLLGAGAGLVLAISSTLASADSKTLSIGYVDGWSDSVATTYVASEVIKQKLGYDVKLQAVATGIMWQGVATGKLDAMLSAWLPVTHGEYWTKNKDKVVDYGPNFKDAKIGLIVPEYVKPKSIADLKDDTTFKNKIVGIDAGSGVMLKTDQAIKDYGLDYKLQASSGAAMIAELTRAEDKHESIAVTGWVPHWMFAKWKLRFLDDPKGVYGAAETVNSIGSKGLEKKAPEVAAFLKKFQWASKDEIGEVMLAIQEGAKPEAAAKDWVAKHPERVAEWTAN; via the coding sequence ATGAAGATGCGACGACTCTTAGGCGCAGGTGCCGGTCTGGTACTTGCGATCAGTTCCACCCTGGCCAGCGCCGACAGCAAAACCCTGAGCATCGGCTATGTCGACGGTTGGTCGGATAGTGTGGCGACCACGTATGTAGCCTCTGAGGTGATCAAACAGAAGCTCGGTTATGACGTGAAGTTGCAGGCTGTCGCAACCGGGATCATGTGGCAGGGCGTGGCCACCGGCAAGCTGGACGCCATGCTCTCGGCCTGGCTGCCGGTGACCCATGGCGAGTACTGGACCAAGAACAAGGACAAGGTGGTCGACTACGGCCCCAACTTCAAGGACGCGAAAATCGGCCTGATCGTGCCGGAGTACGTCAAGCCCAAGAGCATCGCCGACCTGAAGGACGACACCACCTTCAAGAACAAGATCGTCGGTATCGATGCCGGCTCGGGCGTGATGCTCAAGACCGACCAGGCCATCAAGGACTACGGTCTGGACTACAAGCTGCAAGCCAGTTCGGGCGCGGCGATGATTGCCGAGCTGACCCGTGCCGAAGATAAGCACGAATCCATCGCGGTCACCGGCTGGGTGCCGCACTGGATGTTCGCCAAGTGGAAGCTGCGCTTCCTGGACGATCCGAAAGGCGTTTACGGTGCCGCTGAAACCGTCAACAGCATCGGCAGCAAGGGCCTGGAGAAGAAGGCGCCGGAGGTTGCGGCTTTCCTGAAGAAGTTCCAGTGGGCTTCCAAGGATGAAATCGGCGAGGTGATGCTGGCGATTCAAGAGGGCGCCAAACCGGAAGCAGCGGCCAAGGACTGGGTGGCCAAACACCCTGAGCGCGTTGCCGAGTGGACTGCTAACTGA
- a CDS encoding DUF485 domain-containing protein, with translation MNDSIYLSIQNSSRFKELVSKRERFAWILSAVMLGLYSGFILLIAYGPHVLGAKLSPESSITWGIPIGVGLIVAAFVLTGIYVRRANGEFDDLNNAILKEAQQ, from the coding sequence ATGAACGACAGCATTTACCTCTCGATTCAAAACAGCTCGCGTTTCAAGGAGCTGGTCAGCAAGCGCGAACGATTCGCCTGGATACTGTCGGCGGTCATGCTCGGGCTTTATTCGGGCTTCATCCTGCTGATTGCCTACGGACCCCATGTGCTGGGGGCAAAACTCAGTCCTGAATCATCCATCACCTGGGGCATTCCCATTGGTGTCGGGTTGATTGTCGCGGCCTTTGTCCTGACCGGTATCTACGTGCGACGCGCCAACGGCGAATTCGACGACCTGAACAATGCGATTCTCAAGGAGGCTCAGCAATGA
- a CDS encoding cation acetate symporter, giving the protein MIRRLLAFFSVAAFAPSLWAADALTGEVHKQPLNVSAIIMFVLFVGATLCITYWASKRNKSAADYYAAGGKITGFQNGLAIAGDYMSAASFLGISALVFTSGYDGLIYSIGFLVGWPIILFLIAERLRNLGKYTFADVASYRLGQTQIRSLSACGSLVVVAFYLIAQMVGAGKLIQLLFGLDYHVAVILVGILMVLYVLFGGMLATTWVQIIKAVLLLSGASFMALMVMKHVNFDFNMLFSEATKVHPKGEAIMSPGGLVKDPISAFSLGLALMFGTAGLPHILMRFFTVSDAKEARKSVLYATGFIGYFYILTFIIGFGAILLVSTNPAFKDAAGALLGGNNMAAVHLANAVGGSVFLGFISAVAFATILAVVAGLTLAGASAVSHDLYASVIKKGKANEKDEIRVSKITTVCLGVLAIALGILFESQNIAFMVGLAFSIAASCNFPVLLLSMYWKKLTTRGAMIGGWLGLVSAVGLMILGPTIWVQIMGHEKAIFPYEYPALFSMIIAFIGIWFFSITDKSTAADNERALFFPQFVRSQTGLGASGAVSH; this is encoded by the coding sequence ATGATCCGGCGTCTATTGGCCTTTTTTAGCGTCGCGGCCTTTGCTCCAAGTCTCTGGGCGGCCGACGCCCTGACCGGCGAAGTGCATAAACAACCCCTCAATGTCTCAGCGATCATCATGTTCGTGCTGTTCGTCGGAGCCACCCTGTGCATCACCTACTGGGCCTCCAAGCGCAACAAGTCGGCGGCCGACTACTATGCCGCGGGCGGCAAGATCACCGGTTTCCAGAATGGTCTGGCGATTGCCGGTGATTACATGTCGGCAGCGTCCTTCCTGGGGATTTCCGCCCTGGTGTTCACCTCCGGCTATGACGGGCTGATCTATTCGATCGGCTTCCTGGTGGGCTGGCCGATCATTCTGTTCCTGATCGCCGAGCGCCTGCGCAACCTGGGCAAGTACACCTTTGCCGACGTGGCGTCCTATCGCCTGGGGCAAACCCAGATCCGCTCGCTGTCGGCCTGCGGCTCGCTGGTGGTGGTGGCGTTCTATCTGATCGCGCAAATGGTCGGTGCCGGCAAGCTGATCCAGCTGCTGTTCGGCCTCGATTACCATGTGGCGGTGATCCTGGTGGGTATCCTGATGGTGCTGTACGTGCTGTTCGGCGGCATGCTGGCGACCACCTGGGTGCAGATCATCAAGGCGGTCCTGCTGCTGTCCGGTGCCTCGTTCATGGCGCTGATGGTCATGAAGCATGTCAACTTCGACTTCAACATGCTGTTCTCCGAGGCCACCAAGGTTCACCCCAAAGGTGAAGCGATCATGAGCCCGGGCGGCCTGGTGAAGGATCCGATCTCGGCGTTCTCCCTCGGCCTGGCGCTGATGTTCGGTACCGCGGGCCTGCCGCACATCCTGATGCGCTTCTTCACCGTGAGCGACGCCAAGGAAGCGCGCAAGAGCGTGCTGTATGCCACCGGCTTCATCGGCTACTTCTACATCCTGACCTTCATCATCGGTTTTGGCGCGATCCTTTTGGTCAGCACCAACCCGGCGTTCAAGGACGCGGCGGGCGCTCTGCTCGGCGGCAACAACATGGCGGCGGTGCACCTGGCCAATGCCGTGGGCGGCAGCGTGTTCCTCGGCTTCATCTCGGCGGTGGCCTTCGCCACTATCCTGGCGGTGGTGGCTGGCCTGACCCTGGCCGGTGCCTCGGCGGTTTCCCACGATCTGTACGCCAGCGTGATCAAGAAGGGCAAGGCCAACGAGAAGGATGAAATCCGCGTCTCGAAGATCACCACTGTGTGCCTGGGTGTGCTGGCGATTGCCCTGGGCATCCTGTTCGAGAGCCAGAACATCGCGTTCATGGTCGGCCTGGCGTTCTCCATCGCGGCGAGCTGCAACTTCCCGGTACTGCTGCTTTCCATGTACTGGAAGAAACTCACCACCCGCGGCGCCATGATTGGCGGCTGGCTGGGCCTGGTCAGTGCCGTTGGCCTGATGATCCTCGGCCCGACCATCTGGGTGCAGATCATGGGGCATGAAAAAGCTATCTTCCCTTACGAGTACCCGGCGCTGTTCTCGATGATCATTGCCTTTATCGGGATCTGGTTCTTCTCCATCACCGACAAGTCCACTGCGGCTGACAATGAGCGGGCGCTGTTCTTCCCGCAATTCGTGCGTTCGCAGACCGGCCTGGGCGCCAGCGGGGCGGTATCGCACTAA
- the gltA gene encoding citrate synthase → MADKKAQLIIEGAAPVELPILTGTVGPDVIDVRGLTATGRFTFDPGFMSTASCESKITYIDGDNGILLHRGYPIEQLAEKSDYLETCYLLLNGELPTAEQKAQFVGNVKNHTMVHEQLKTFFNGFRRDAHPMAVMCGVVGALSAFYHDSLDINNPQHREISAIRLVAKMPTLAAMVYKYSMGQPMMYPRNDLSYAENFLHMMFNTPCEIKPISPVLAKAMDRIFILHADHEQNASTSTVRLAGSSGANPFACIAAGIAALWGPAHGGANEAVLTMLDEIGDVSNIDKFIAKAKDKSDPFKLMGFGHRVYKNRDPRATVMKQTCDEVLKELGIKHDKQLELAMRLEEIALTDPYFIERSLYPNVDFYSGIILKAIGIPTSMFTVIFALARTVGWISHWKEMLSSPYKIGRPRQLYTGYESRDITKLEDRK, encoded by the coding sequence ATGGCTGACAAAAAAGCGCAGTTGATCATCGAGGGCGCAGCCCCCGTCGAGCTGCCCATTTTAACCGGCACCGTTGGTCCCGATGTAATCGATGTTCGGGGCTTGACGGCCACGGGCCGCTTCACCTTTGACCCGGGTTTCATGTCGACCGCCTCCTGCGAGTCGAAAATCACCTATATCGACGGCGACAACGGCATTCTGCTGCACCGCGGCTACCCGATCGAACAGTTGGCTGAAAAGTCGGACTACCTGGAAACCTGCTACCTGCTGCTCAACGGCGAATTGCCGACCGCAGAACAGAAGGCCCAATTCGTCGGCAACGTGAAGAACCACACCATGGTTCACGAGCAGCTGAAGACCTTCTTCAACGGCTTCCGTCGCGACGCCCACCCGATGGCGGTCATGTGCGGCGTAGTCGGCGCCCTCTCGGCCTTCTACCACGACTCCCTGGATATCAATAACCCGCAGCATCGCGAAATTTCCGCGATTCGCCTGGTTGCCAAGATGCCGACCCTGGCCGCGATGGTTTACAAGTACTCCATGGGCCAACCCATGATGTACCCGCGCAACGACCTGTCGTACGCGGAAAACTTCCTGCACATGATGTTCAACACCCCGTGCGAGATCAAACCGATCAGCCCGGTGCTGGCCAAGGCAATGGACCGGATCTTCATTCTCCATGCCGACCACGAGCAGAACGCATCGACCTCCACCGTACGCCTGGCGGGCTCCTCGGGGGCCAACCCGTTCGCCTGTATCGCTGCCGGTATCGCCGCACTCTGGGGCCCGGCTCACGGCGGCGCCAACGAAGCGGTACTGACCATGCTCGACGAAATTGGCGATGTCTCGAACATCGACAAGTTCATCGCCAAGGCCAAGGACAAGAGCGATCCGTTCAAACTGATGGGCTTCGGTCACCGCGTCTACAAGAACCGCGACCCACGCGCCACCGTCATGAAGCAGACCTGCGACGAAGTACTGAAAGAGCTGGGCATCAAGCATGACAAACAACTCGAACTGGCCATGCGCCTGGAAGAGATCGCCCTGACCGACCCATACTTCATCGAACGCTCGCTGTACCCGAACGTCGACTTCTACTCGGGGATCATCCTCAAGGCCATCGGCATTCCAACCAGCATGTTCACCGTGATCTTCGCCCTGGCGCGTACCGTCGGCTGGATCTCGCACTGGAAAGAAATGCTCTCCAGCCCTTACAAGATCGGCCGCCCTCGCCAGCTGTACACCGGCTACGAGTCGCGCGACATCACCAAGCTGGAAGACCGCAAGTAA
- the sdhC gene encoding succinate dehydrogenase, cytochrome b556 subunit has protein sequence MKKAVNSQRPVNLDLRTIKLPVTAYTSILHRISGVILFVSLAIMLYALDKSLSSEEGFGEVKACLTSPLAKLVIWGILSALLYHLVAGVRHLIMDMGIGETLEGGKLGSKIVIAVSVVVIVLAGVWIW, from the coding sequence GTGAAAAAAGCCGTGAATAGCCAACGACCTGTAAACCTAGACCTAAGGACCATCAAACTCCCAGTCACTGCTTACACGTCCATCCTTCACCGTATTTCCGGTGTCATCCTCTTTGTGAGCCTTGCCATCATGCTTTATGCATTGGACAAGTCGCTCAGCTCCGAGGAAGGCTTCGGCGAGGTGAAAGCGTGTCTGACCAGTCCGCTAGCCAAGCTAGTGATTTGGGGCATCCTGTCCGCCTTGCTGTATCACCTGGTTGCCGGTGTGCGCCACTTGATCATGGACATGGGCATCGGTGAGACGCTGGAAGGCGGCAAGCTGGGCTCTAAAATCGTTATCGCCGTATCCGTGGTGGTAATCGTTCTGGCAGGAGTTTGGATATGGTAA
- the sdhD gene encoding succinate dehydrogenase, hydrophobic membrane anchor protein has product MVTNVTNLSRSGLYDWMAQRVSAVVLAAYFIFLIGYLVANPGLGYEQWHALFSNNWMRIFSLLAMVALGAHAWVGMWTISTDYLTPMALGKSATAVRFLFQAVCGVAMFAYFVWGVQILWGI; this is encoded by the coding sequence ATGGTAACTAACGTCACGAACCTGTCGCGTTCGGGCCTCTATGACTGGATGGCACAACGTGTGTCTGCGGTCGTTCTCGCGGCTTATTTCATCTTCCTGATCGGATACCTCGTTGCGAACCCGGGCCTTGGCTACGAGCAATGGCACGCACTGTTCTCCAACAACTGGATGCGTATCTTCAGCCTGCTGGCCATGGTTGCTCTGGGCGCTCACGCCTGGGTCGGCATGTGGACCATCTCGACCGACTACCTGACGCCGATGGCGCTGGGCAAGTCGGCGACTGCAGTACGTTTCCTTTTCCAGGCAGTATGCGGCGTTGCAATGTTCGCCTACTTCGTCTGGGGTGTGCAGATTCTCTGGGGTATCTGA
- the sdhA gene encoding succinate dehydrogenase flavoprotein subunit codes for MANIPTISFDAIIIGGGGAGMRAALQLAQGGHKTAVITKVFPTRSHTVSAQGGITCAIASADPNDDWRWHMYDTVKGSDYIGDQDAIEYMCQEGPAAVFELDHMGLPFSRTETGRIYQRPFGGQSKDYGKGGQAARTCAASDRTGHALLHTLYQGNLKAGTTFLNEYYAVDLVKNQDGAFVGVIAICIETGETTYIRAKATVLATGGAGRIYASTTNALINTGDGVGMALRAGVPVQDIEMWQFHPTGIAGAGVLVTEGCRGEGGYLINKHGERFMERYAPNAKDLAGRDVVARSMVKEIIAGNGCGPNGDHVMLKLDHLGEEVLHSRLPGICELSKTFAHVDPVVAPVPVVPTCHYMMGGVATNIHGQAITQNAEGNDEIIPGLFAVGEVACVSVHGANRLGGNSLLDLVVFGRAAGLHLEKALTDGIEYDDATDADINAALARLSALNERTDGEDVATLRRELQNCMQNYFGVFRTGEYMQKGIAQLAELRTRIANVKINDKSQAFNTARIEALELQNLLEVAEATAIAAEVRKESRGAHAREDFEDRDDENWLCHTLYFPGEKRVAKRAVNFSPKTVPTFEPKVRTY; via the coding sequence ATGGCTAACATTCCAACGATTTCTTTCGACGCCATCATCATTGGCGGCGGCGGCGCCGGCATGCGTGCCGCATTGCAGCTGGCCCAGGGCGGCCACAAGACTGCAGTGATCACCAAGGTGTTCCCGACCCGCTCGCACACTGTGTCGGCCCAGGGCGGCATCACCTGCGCCATCGCGTCGGCCGACCCGAACGATGACTGGCGCTGGCACATGTACGATACCGTCAAGGGTTCCGACTATATCGGTGACCAGGACGCTATCGAATACATGTGTCAGGAAGGCCCAGCCGCGGTTTTCGAGCTGGACCACATGGGCCTGCCGTTCTCCCGCACCGAAACCGGTCGTATCTACCAGCGTCCTTTCGGCGGTCAGTCCAAGGATTACGGTAAAGGTGGCCAGGCTGCCCGTACCTGCGCAGCTTCCGACCGTACCGGTCACGCGCTGCTGCACACCCTTTATCAGGGTAACCTGAAAGCCGGTACCACCTTCCTGAACGAGTACTACGCCGTCGACCTGGTAAAGAACCAGGATGGCGCGTTCGTCGGTGTGATCGCGATCTGCATCGAAACCGGTGAAACCACCTACATCCGCGCGAAAGCCACCGTATTGGCGACCGGCGGTGCGGGTCGTATCTATGCATCCACCACCAACGCCCTGATCAACACCGGTGACGGTGTCGGCATGGCGCTGCGTGCCGGCGTGCCGGTACAAGACATCGAAATGTGGCAGTTCCACCCGACCGGCATCGCCGGTGCCGGTGTACTGGTGACCGAAGGTTGCCGTGGTGAAGGTGGTTACCTGATCAACAAGCACGGTGAGCGTTTCATGGAGCGTTATGCTCCGAACGCCAAGGACCTTGCCGGTCGTGACGTTGTTGCCCGTTCGATGGTTAAAGAGATCATCGCCGGCAACGGTTGCGGTCCGAATGGCGACCACGTGATGCTCAAGCTCGACCACCTGGGCGAGGAAGTGCTGCACAGCCGTCTGCCAGGCATCTGCGAACTGTCCAAGACGTTCGCCCACGTTGACCCGGTTGTTGCTCCGGTTCCGGTTGTTCCGACTTGCCACTATATGATGGGCGGCGTTGCCACCAATATTCATGGCCAGGCGATCACCCAGAACGCCGAAGGCAACGACGAAATCATCCCTGGCCTGTTCGCAGTGGGTGAAGTGGCTTGCGTATCGGTTCACGGCGCCAACCGCCTGGGCGGCAACTCGCTGCTCGACCTGGTGGTGTTCGGCCGCGCTGCCGGCCTGCACCTGGAAAAGGCGCTGACCGACGGTATCGAATACGACGACGCTACCGACGCCGACATCAATGCGGCCCTGGCACGTCTGTCCGCGCTCAACGAGCGTACCGATGGCGAAGACGTGGCTACCCTGCGTCGCGAGCTGCAAAACTGCATGCAGAACTACTTCGGCGTATTCCGTACCGGCGAATACATGCAGAAGGGCATTGCCCAACTGGCCGAGCTGCGTACCCGCATCGCCAACGTCAAGATCAACGACAAGTCGCAGGCGTTCAACACGGCACGTATCGAAGCGCTGGAGCTGCAGAACCTGCTGGAAGTGGCCGAAGCCACCGCCATCGCTGCCGAAGTGCGCAAAGAGTCCCGCGGCGCCCACGCCCGTGAAGACTTCGAAGACCGCGACGACGAAAACTGGCTGTGCCACACCCTGTACTTCCCGGGTGAGAAGCGCGTTGCCAAGCGTGCCGTTAACTTCTCGCCGAAGACTGTTCCGACTTTTGAACCAAAAGTCCGGACTTACTAA
- a CDS encoding succinate dehydrogenase iron-sulfur subunit, translating into MLQVEVYRYNPDTDSAPKTQVFQVDTGGKDLMVLDVLALIKEQDEGFSYRRSCREGVCGSDGMNINGKNGLACITPLSAVVKKNKLVVRPLPGLPVIRDLVVDMSIFYKQYEKVKPFLQNDTPAPAIERLQSPEEREKLDGLYECILCACCSTSCPSFWWNPDKFLGPAALLQAYRFLADSRDTKTSERLASLDDPFSVFRCRGIMNCVNVCPKGLNPTKAIGHIRNMLLQSGV; encoded by the coding sequence ATGTTGCAAGTCGAAGTTTATCGTTACAACCCTGACACCGACTCCGCGCCGAAAACCCAGGTTTTCCAGGTCGACACCGGTGGCAAGGATCTGATGGTGCTGGACGTACTGGCGCTGATCAAAGAGCAGGACGAAGGTTTCTCCTATCGCCGCTCCTGCCGTGAAGGTGTTTGCGGTTCCGACGGCATGAACATCAACGGCAAGAACGGCCTGGCCTGCATCACGCCGCTGTCTGCCGTGGTGAAGAAGAACAAGCTGGTTGTTCGTCCGCTGCCAGGTTTGCCGGTTATCCGTGACCTGGTCGTCGATATGAGCATCTTCTACAAGCAATACGAGAAGGTGAAGCCATTCCTGCAGAACGACACGCCGGCCCCGGCCATCGAGCGTCTGCAGTCCCCTGAAGAGCGCGAAAAGCTCGATGGTCTGTACGAGTGCATCCTGTGCGCTTGCTGCTCGACTTCCTGCCCGTCCTTCTGGTGGAACCCGGACAAGTTCCTGGGTCCAGCTGCCCTGCTGCAAGCCTATCGCTTCCTGGCAGACAGCCGCGACACCAAGACGTCCGAGCGTCTGGCTTCGCTGGATGATCCGTTCAGCGTATTCCGCTGCCGCGGCATCATGAACTGCGTCAACGTTTGTCCGAAAGGCCTGAACCCGACTAAGGCCATCGGTCACATACGTAACATGCTGCTGCAAAGCGGCGTGTGA
- a CDS encoding 2-oxoglutarate dehydrogenase E1 component: MQESVMQRMWNSAYLSGSNAAYVEELYELYLHDPNAVPEEWRTYFQKLPTDGSTAIDVSHSTIRDHFVLLAKNQRRAQPVSAGSVSSEHEKKQVEVLRLIQAYRMRGHQAAQLDPLGLWQRPAPADLSINHYGLTNADLDTTFRAGDLFIGKEEASLREIHEALQQTYCRTIGAEFTHITDSEQRQWFQQRLESVRGRPTYSTDIKGHLLERVTAAEGLEKYLGTKYPGTKRFGLEGGESLIPMLDELIQRSGSYGTKEVVIGMAHRGRLNVLVNTFGKNPRELFDEFEGKKKVELGSGDVKYHQGFSSNVMTTGGEVHLAMAFNPSHLEIVSPVVEGSVRARQDRRNDQTGDKVLPISIHGDAAFAGQGVVMETFQMSQTRGFKTGGTVHIVINNQVGFTISNPLDSRSTEYATDVAKMIQAPILHVNGDDPEAVLFVTQLAIDYRMQYKRDVVIDLVCYRRRGHNEADEPSGTQPLMYQQIAKQRTTRELYADRLVQANVLDAERVQAKVDEYRNALDNGLHVVKSLVKEPNKELFVDWRPYLGHAWTARHDTTFDLKTLQELSAKLLELPEGFVVQRQVAKIYEDRQKMQAGGLPINWGYAETMAYATLAFEGHPIRMTGQDIGRGTFSHRHAVLHNQKDASTYIPLQHLYDGQPRFDLYDSFLSEEAVLAFEYGYSTTTPNALVIWEAQFGDFANGAQVVIDQFITSGEHKWGRLCGLTMLLPHGYEGQGPEHSSARLERYLQLCAEHNIQVCMPTTPAQIYHLLRRQVIRPLRKPLVVLTPKSLLRHKLAISTLEDLAEGSFQTVIPEIDAQDPKDVNRLILCSGKVYYDLLEKRRAEGRDDIAIVRIEQLYPFPEDDLNEVLAPYTNLKHVVWCQEEPMNQGAWYCSQHHMRRIVGNHDKSLVLEYAGREASAAPACGYASMHAEQQEKLLQDAFTV; the protein is encoded by the coding sequence ATGCAAGAAAGCGTGATGCAGCGCATGTGGAACAGCGCCTACCTATCCGGTAGTAACGCTGCCTATGTGGAAGAGCTCTACGAGCTCTACCTGCACGACCCTAACGCTGTGCCAGAAGAGTGGCGCACTTACTTCCAGAAGTTGCCTACCGACGGCAGCACTGCCATCGATGTTTCGCACTCGACAATCCGCGATCATTTCGTGCTGCTGGCAAAGAACCAGCGCCGCGCCCAGCCGGTATCCGCCGGTAGCGTGAGCAGCGAGCACGAGAAGAAGCAAGTTGAAGTGCTGCGATTGATCCAGGCCTACCGTATGCGTGGCCACCAGGCAGCCCAGCTTGACCCGCTGGGGCTGTGGCAGCGTCCTGCACCTGCAGACCTGTCAATCAATCATTACGGCTTGACCAATGCCGATCTTGATACGACCTTCCGTGCCGGCGACCTGTTCATCGGCAAAGAGGAAGCGAGCCTACGCGAAATTCACGAAGCGTTGCAGCAGACATATTGCCGCACCATCGGCGCTGAATTTACGCATATCACCGATTCCGAGCAGCGCCAGTGGTTCCAGCAGCGTCTGGAAAGTGTACGCGGCCGTCCGACCTACTCCACGGATATCAAGGGTCACCTGCTCGAGCGCGTCACCGCAGCTGAAGGCCTCGAAAAATACCTGGGCACCAAGTACCCGGGCACCAAGCGTTTCGGCCTGGAAGGCGGCGAAAGCCTGATCCCGATGCTCGACGAGCTGATCCAGCGTTCCGGTTCCTACGGCACCAAGGAAGTCGTGATCGGCATGGCCCACCGTGGTCGCCTCAACGTCCTGGTCAACACCTTCGGCAAGAACCCGCGCGAGCTGTTCGACGAGTTCGAAGGCAAGAAGAAGGTCGAGCTGGGCTCCGGTGACGTGAAATACCACCAGGGCTTCTCGTCCAACGTGATGACCACCGGCGGTGAAGTTCACCTGGCCATGGCCTTCAACCCATCCCACCTGGAAATCGTTTCGCCAGTGGTCGAGGGTTCGGTGCGCGCCCGTCAGGATCGTCGCAACGACCAGACCGGTGACAAGGTTCTGCCAATCTCCATCCACGGTGACGCTGCGTTCGCCGGTCAAGGCGTGGTGATGGAAACCTTCCAGATGTCGCAGACCCGCGGTTTCAAGACCGGCGGTACCGTGCACATCGTGATCAACAACCAGGTCGGTTTCACCATCAGCAACCCGCTGGACTCGCGTTCCACCGAGTACGCCACCGACGTCGCGAAAATGATCCAGGCGCCGATCCTCCATGTGAATGGTGATGATCCGGAAGCCGTACTGTTCGTGACCCAGCTGGCCATCGACTACCGCATGCAGTACAAGCGCGATGTGGTGATCGACCTGGTCTGCTACCGTCGTCGCGGCCACAACGAAGCGGACGAGCCAAGCGGCACCCAGCCTCTGATGTACCAGCAGATCGCCAAGCAGCGCACCACCCGTGAGCTGTATGCCGATCGTCTGGTCCAGGCCAACGTGCTCGACGCCGAGCGTGTTCAGGCGAAAGTCGACGAATACCGCAACGCGCTGGATAACGGCCTGCACGTAGTGAAGAGCCTGGTCAAAGAGCCGAACAAAGAGCTGTTCGTGGACTGGCGTCCTTACCTGGGCCACGCCTGGACCGCGCGTCACGACACCACCTTCGATCTGAAGACCCTGCAGGAACTGTCCGCCAAGCTGCTGGAGCTGCCGGAAGGCTTCGTGGTTCAGCGCCAGGTCGCGAAGATCTACGAAGACCGTCAGAAGATGCAAGCCGGCGGCCTGCCGATCAACTGGGGTTATGCCGAAACCATGGCATACGCGACCCTGGCGTTCGAAGGTCACCCGATCCGCATGACCGGCCAGGACATCGGCCGCGGTACGTTCTCGCACCGTCATGCGGTCCTGCACAACCAGAAAGACGCCAGCACCTACATTCCGCTGCAGCACCTGTATGACGGCCAGCCACGTTTCGATCTGTACGATTCGTTCCTGTCCGAAGAAGCCGTACTGGCGTTTGAATACGGTTACTCGACCACCACACCAAACGCGCTGGTGATCTGGGAAGCCCAGTTCGGCGACTTCGCCAACGGTGCCCAGGTGGTGATCGACCAGTTCATCACCAGTGGCGAGCACAAGTGGGGCCGTCTCTGCGGTCTGACCATGCTGCTGCCGCACGGTTATGAAGGTCAGGGTCCGGAGCACTCTTCGGCTCGTCTGGAGCGTTACCTGCAGCTGTGCGCCGAGCACAACATCCAGGTCTGCATGCCGACCACCCCGGCCCAGATCTACCACCTGCTGCGTCGTCAAGTGATTCGCCCGCTGCGCAAGCCGCTGGTGGTCCTGACTCCGAAATCGCTGCTGCGTCACAAACTGGCCATCTCGACCCTGGAAGATCTGGCGGAAGGTTCGTTCCAGACCGTTATTCCGGAAATCGATGCCCAGGATCCAAAGGACGTGAATCGTCTGATTCTGTGCAGTGGCAAGGTCTACTACGACCTGCTGGAAAAGCGCCGTGCCGAAGGCCGTGACGACATCGCCATCGTGCGTATCGAGCAGCTGTACCCATTCCCTGAGGACGACTTGAACGAAGTCCTGGCTCCGTACACCAACCTCAAGCATGTCGTTTGGTGTCAGGAAGAGCCGATGAACCAGGGGGCCTGGTACTGCAGCCAGCACCACATGCGCCGCATCGTTGGCAATCACGACAAGTCGCTCGTACTCGAGTACGCGGGCCGTGAAGCCTCTGCTGCACCTGCATGCGGTTACGCATCGATGCACGCCGAGCAGCAGGAAAAACTGCTGCAAGATGCTTTCACTGTTTAA